Proteins encoded in a region of the Rutidosis leptorrhynchoides isolate AG116_Rl617_1_P2 chromosome 9, CSIRO_AGI_Rlap_v1, whole genome shotgun sequence genome:
- the LOC139867372 gene encoding LOW QUALITY PROTEIN: F-box/kelch-repeat protein At3g06240-like (The sequence of the model RefSeq protein was modified relative to this genomic sequence to represent the inferred CDS: inserted 2 bases in 1 codon): MSAPNHFPPEIIDAILRRVPAKSLGRFKSVSKTWCSLISNPKFIKTHLLXLILISDNTKSLHSLDINTETAKELTFPPHQILWEEILGSCNGLVLAKHENDAVFIINPTTRNLSKVPVSPFALPVRESLIMYGFGYDSSTEDYKVISISFWDTDNEHNPDCTDMSVNVYSLRNNRWKKLENSPYDHAVGHFISGVLVNEKLHWLTSTRPGYSSTIAAFSLQNEEFNEIELPDSIENDRAVFNELVELGGQLGMFGNILGNEMWVMDKYGVSESWRKIEVVGIEINQVKPLCLVDGCDHDIVFGDEDGVVLYNVNERICRSVRIVGSPDGFGIGGTYVETLESP, encoded by the exons ATGTCAGCACCCAACCACTTCCCACCGGAGATAATCGATGCCATTCTCCGTCGTGTTCCGGCCAAATCTCTAGGCCGGTTCAAATCCGTATCCAAAACATGGTGCTCACTAATTTCAAATCCCAAATTCATCAAAACCCACCTTCT ACTAATTCTCATATCGGATAATACTAAATCTCTTCACTCGCTCGATATAAATACCGAAACGGCAAAAGAATTAACCTTCCCGCCACATCAGATTTTATGGGAAGAGATTTTAGGCTCGTGCAATGGTCTTGTCTTAGCCAAACATGAAAACGACGCCGTTTTTATTATAAATCCAACTACACGAAACCTCTCGAAAGTTCCAGTTTCTCCTTTTGCGTTACCCGTAAGAGAAAGTTTAATTATGTACGGATTCGGTTATGATTCTAGTACAGAGGATTATAAAGTAATATCAATCTCGTTTTGGGACACCGATAACGAGCATAATCCGGACTGTACGGATATGTCAGTGAACGTTTATAGTTTACGCAACAACAGATGGAAAAAGTTGGAGAATTCGCCTTATGATCATGCGGTTGGGCATTTTATAAGTGGTGTTTTAGTAAATGAGAAGCTACACTGGTTAACGAGTACACGTCCTGGTTACTCGTCAACAATAGCAGCCTTTAGTCTACAAAACGAAGAGTTTAATGAAATTGAATTGCCAGATTCGATTGAAAATGATAGGGCCGTGTTTAATGAGTTAGTTGAACTTGGCGGACAACTTGGTATGTTTGGTAATATATTGGGTAATGAAATGTGGGTAATGGATAAATATGGAGTTAGTGAATCGTGGAGGAAAATCGAAGTCGTTGGGATCGAAATAAATCAAGTTAAGCCGTTGTGTTTGGTTGATGGTTGCGATCATGATATTGTGTTTGGGGATGAAGATGGAGTTGTTTTGTATAATGTGAATGAAAGAATATGTAGAAGTGTAAGGATTGTAGGTAGCCCTGATGGTTTTGGTATTGGAGGTACGTATGTTGAAACCCTTGAATCGCCCTAA